AGGCATAAACCGGATATGTTCAGTCCACCCCTTCTTTTTGGTTTGCCTTGAGAGTGCCTCAACGGACATGTCCAGAAGCTCGCAACAACCCGTTGCGAACCAATTGCGAAGCCGTTCCCTGATAAGCAATAAACGATGACACCCCCCCCCACGCGATCCTTCCTTCTTGTCCCTCTCCAGGCCGCCAGTGTATAATGATCCATGTCTAAAATTATCCTCTGTGTGGATATGGACGCCTTCTTTGCCTCCGTAGAGCAAAAGGATAATCCTCTCTTAAGAGGTAAGCCCATTGCCGTAACCGGCGCCGGGGAGCGGACCGTCATCACGACCTCTTCCTACGAGGCACGAGCCTATGGCGTAAAAACAGGCATGACACCTGCGAAAGCCAAGAAGCTCTGCCCGCACATTATCTTCGTTGTGGGTAACTTCACAAAGTACGGTGAGGTCTGTGCCCGGTTAGAGGAGATCTGCGAGCGGTTCACCCCTGATGTGGAAACATACTCCATCGATGAGATGTTTCTCGATATCACGAAGTCCCATCACTTATTCGGGGGCCCGATAGAGCTCGCGAGAACCATCAAGAAGACAGTCAAGCAAGAGCTCGGCATAACCTGTACCATAGGGATTGGCCCCAATGTGCCGATCGCCAAGCTTGCAAGCGATATTGCAAAGCCGGATGGTCTCAGATGGATTGACACAGAGGAAGTCCCCTCCGTCCTCGATACGCTCCCCGTAAGAAAGCTCTGGGGTATCGGCTCTCATACGGAAGAGAAGCTCTCCTTAATGGGTATCACGACCTGCGGGGAGTTAGGTGCTCACCCCCTGTCTCTTCTCACAAAAAGGTTTGGGGTACTGGGCGCGCATCTTAAGGCCTTGGGTCAAGGAATACTCGAGCGCCCCATAGAGGCCACCACCCCTGATCCCAAGTCCATAGGACACAGCAGGACCTTCTCTCATGACATATGGAAGCGACAAGACATCGAACGGGAGATCCTCCGCTTAAGTGAGATGGTTGGCCGGCGAGCACGAAAATATGGCTTTCAGGGCAGAAAGATCACCCTCACCATACGGTACAACGATTTCAAGACGTTCTCCAAACAGACTACCTTGTCCGATCATACGAACGATACCCGCACTATTTACAAAGCGGCCCTTTCTATCCTCGATAACGTACGTCTCCGCACGAGCGTACGGCTCCTCGGGGTTACCCTCTCATCCTTCGGGAGCA
This DNA window, taken from Syntrophorhabdaceae bacterium, encodes the following:
- the dinB gene encoding DNA polymerase IV, with translation MSKIILCVDMDAFFASVEQKDNPLLRGKPIAVTGAGERTVITTSSYEARAYGVKTGMTPAKAKKLCPHIIFVVGNFTKYGEVCARLEEICERFTPDVETYSIDEMFLDITKSHHLFGGPIELARTIKKTVKQELGITCTIGIGPNVPIAKLASDIAKPDGLRWIDTEEVPSVLDTLPVRKLWGIGSHTEEKLSLMGITTCGELGAHPLSLLTKRFGVLGAHLKALGQGILERPIEATTPDPKSIGHSRTFSHDIWKRQDIEREILRLSEMVGRRARKYGFQGRKITLTIRYNDFKTFSKQTTLSDHTNDTRTIYKAALSILDNVRLRTSVRLLGVTLSSFGSTIQSSLFGESNSKHREDLLHAMDTVNEKFGDRKITWASTATEEETHGVISPSWRPSGVRKSDT